The Apium graveolens cultivar Ventura chromosome 6, ASM990537v1, whole genome shotgun sequence genome contains a region encoding:
- the LOC141665603 gene encoding uncharacterized protein LOC141665603, translating into MTANFGVHRAMVDNGRSADVLTYDAYKKLGLLDRELTSTGGHLYGFTGNSIRVKGMIRLPVTLGEEPYVPTQIAIFTVVDLPCAYNVIVGRPLMREMRMVTSIHHMTIKFSTPTGVGFLKSCQYESRVCYNQALRAAELGNASKQMVESGESDVLMEEAEGRKRARL; encoded by the coding sequence atgacagccaattttggtgttCACCGAGCAATGGTGGATAACGGGAGATCGGCTGACGTCTTGACTTATGATGCCTACAAGAAGCTAGGATTGCTGGATAGAGAATTAACCTCGACAGGTGGACATCTGTACGGGTTCACGGGAAACTCGATCAGAGTAAAAGGGATGATTCGGCTCCCGGTAACCTTAGGAGAAGAGCCTTATGTGCCCACCCAGATCGCTATATTTACAGTTGTAGATCTGCCTTGTGCCTACAATGTTATAGTGGGCAGACCCCTTATGAGGGAAATGAGGATGGTGACCTCTATCCATCACATGACAATAAAATTCTCAACCCCCACGGGGGTAGGCTTCTTGAAGAGCTGTCAATATGAATCGAGGGTCTGCTACAACCAGGCACTCAGGGCGGCCGAGTTAGGAAATGCATCAAAGCAGATGGTCGAATCGGGTGAAAGCGATGTCCTCATGGAAGAGGCAGAGGGCAGGAAGAGAGCACGTCTTTAG